TGCGACGACGGCAAGGATCACATTCGTTTTTACTCGCTGAGTAGCGACAGCTGGACGCAGGGAGGCCGCCTGACGCCCGACTCAGAGCATCTGCGACGCGGCATGGGCGGGCGGCCCGGCTTTGCCACCGACCTTGCCTGGAACGGCGAAACGCTGGCCGTCGGCACGCGCCGATCCGTTGGCAATACCCACGCCCGCTCCAGTGTGGTGCTCTACACATCGAGCGGTGCAAACGATTGGACGGAATCGCAGGTGATCGAATCGGACAATAGCAGCTGGCGTCAGGAGTTCGTGGCGTTTCGCGGCGATCGCCTCATCCTGGAAGGTCCGGAAGAGTCGCATGTACTGGAACGGTCCGGCGACACCTGGACGCGGATTGCCAGCCGTCGCCCCATCCGGGGCGGACTCGACCGTCGGGCACCCGGCGTCGCCGTCCATGGTGAAACGATCGTTGTTGCGCGCTACCAGCCTACGCCAGCCCCCCAGTCGCACCATGACGGTGGGATTCTTACGCGCCTGCTGCCCACACCCGCCCTGGACGTATACCAGCGAACGGACGGCTCATGGATGCGCACGGCACAACTTCGCCTGCCGGAGCCCGCTTTGCCTCATGATGTGCGAATGGCTGTGGACATGGACGATCGGCACATCGTCGTCGGTGTGAAAGAAGCTACGTTCGTATTCACGCGAACCGGCCAGGGATGGAGCAAACCCGTGCGTCTGCGCACGTCCAAACGCGAATCCATTCGCTTTGGCGAGTCGGTGTCGATTCACGATGGCGTGATTGCCGTCGGTGTATCTGATGCTGCCATGTTCACCGATGCGGGACGGCAGTCGTATGTGGGCGCTGTACACCTCTTCAACGGCAACGGAACGCAGTGGACGCATGCAGCAGAGGTGCGGGCTCCGGAGCCGGAGGCATACGCAGCTTTCGGGCGGTCGGTGGCTCTGTATGACGGTACGCTGCTCGTGGGTGAAAGCGGCAACCCCGGGCGGCGCGACCGGACCGGTGCGGCCTACATCTACAAGCGCTCGAGTGGATCGTGGACCCATGCGGCCACCCTGGAGCAACCGTCCGCCGACACACAGGATCGATTCGGAGAGAGCGTAGCCCTCCGCGGAGATACAGCGATCGTGGGTGCCTCTGGAAATACCGCCGGACGTGGATTGCCGCATCGTGGCACCGCCCTGGTCTACACGAGAACATCTGAAAACACGTGGCGCCTGTCTTCTGTGGCCGGCGCCTCGCCAGCAACATCGACTGAGCGACTCGGCGCACACCTGGCCTTCACCGGTACGCACCTGTTGATGACGACGAGGCCGCAGCGCGGATCGCGAGAGCGTGGAGTTTACGCTGTCCCGATACGCCGATAAGAACGCGGTTGTAGACATCCTCATGACACAAGCGACGCCCGCCTCCGACTTGTCGGAAGCGGGCGTGCGTTTGCTCTCAAACCGGACCACAAATTATCACTTCGTCCAGTCGTTGTTCGTGCGATCGACATCCGGCAGATACGCTTCCGGGTCGAGTTCGACTTTCTCAAGATCACCGGCCGGCAGCGTGATCGTCACGCTCCGCTCGCCGTTCATCCAGGGCGTTACGTCGGTCTTCCGTGTGACCGTCTCGCCATCAGCGTAGGTCGCCTTGAGGATGACCGGCATCACCAGGTTGTCGCGGTCTTCGACCGTAACGGTCGGCTGATCACCGGAGGTATCGACGCTCTCGATGGCGTGATCCAGGGACCACTTCTCGTAGAACGCACCGCGCCAGAACCAATCCAACTCCTGTCCTGAGACATCTTCGAACGTATTGAAGAAGTCATACGGCGTGGGGTGCTTGTACGCCCACCGGTCCACATATTCGCGATAGGCCTCGAAAAAGGTCTCGTCCCCGAGAACACCGCGCAGAGCATGCAGCATGGTGCCGGGCTTCGCGTAGGACGCGTAGACCCGCTGCGGACCGTCTGATGGATAGAGGTCGGCGTGCCGCATGGACGGTGCCTCTTGTGCGGAGCCGGCAAACCGGTAGAACCAATTTTCCGATGGCACCCAGTTGTCGGTACCGAAGAACTCAGATGCGCCCTCATTTTCGTTAAACGTCGTGGTGCCTTCGTCGAGCCACGCATGCCGTTTCTCGTTGGTCCCGACGATCATCGGCACCCACATGTGCGAGATCTCGTGGTACGTGACGCCGAAGAGCGACTCTGGCGAGTTGCGATTGCCGCCGATGAGGGTGATCATGGGAAACTCCATGCCGCCCCCGATGATGCCTTCCACAGCCGTCATGTGCGGGTACGGATACGGCATCAACATGTCCGACAGATGCTCGATCGAGAACTGAGAGAACTCGGCCGAGCGGTCCCACTGGCTCGTTCCCGGGCGGTACATCGAATGGATCATCGACGACCCTTCGTTGGTCTCGGCGGAGGTGGCGTCCCAGACGTACTTCGCAGAGGTACCGAATGCGACATCACGCACCTGGTCCGCCTGAAACGTCCAGGTGAGCGTTCCGTCTTCGTTGGTTGCGTTGGCCGTCGCCGTTCCTGCGCCGCGGTCTTCTTCTGTAACCACGTTGACGATGTCCGACGTGTTGGCCGCCTGCTCGAGGCGCGACTGCGTCTGCTCCGCCAGCACCTCCTCCGGATTCTGAAGTTTGCCAGTCGCACCAACGATCCAGCCTTCTGGCACGGTGACAGACAGCTCGTAATCGGCGTATCCCATGTAGAACTCACCGTCGCCCTGGTACAGCTCGGCGACCCATCCGTCCACATCATCGTAGACGGCAAGGTGCGGATACCAGTACGCCAGATAGTAGACCTCGCCATCCTGCCCCATGCGGAAGTTGTCTTCGCCGGGAACGCGGAAGCTCCACTCCGTGCTCAGAGTCACTGAGTCGCCCGGTGCTACGCTCTGAGGCAAAATAACCCGCATGCGGGTGGCATCCGTGACATATCCCATACCCTCGCGACGGAGGTCTGCTCGGGACGTAAGCTCGACCATGTCTTGGCCGTCAAACGCGAGGTTTTCAACGGTCATGCCGCCGGTAATCTCCGCGCGGCGCGTCCGCTCCATGCCTTGCGCGTGCACGTTCTGGCG
The nucleotide sequence above comes from Longibacter salinarum. Encoded proteins:
- a CDS encoding M1 family metallopeptidase yields the protein MHRLVPFVFVLLLLVAPAQAQQAAPSGSTSDEAAVETRRPIPYPIQPRPSFQRAVEKGTRTTDGTPGENYWTNYARYDLNAEITPSDSMLHGSGTITFINRSPDSLRTLALHLRQNVHAQGMERTRRAEITGGMTVENLAFDGQDMVELTSRADLRREGMGYVTDATRMRVILPQSVAPGDSVTLSTEWSFRVPGEDNFRMGQDGEVYYLAYWYPHLAVYDDVDGWVAELYQGDGEFYMGYADYELSVTVPEGWIVGATGKLQNPEEVLAEQTQSRLEQAANTSDIVNVVTEEDRGAGTATANATNEDGTLTWTFQADQVRDVAFGTSAKYVWDATSAETNEGSSMIHSMYRPGTSQWDRSAEFSQFSIEHLSDMLMPYPYPHMTAVEGIIGGGMEFPMITLIGGNRNSPESLFGVTYHEISHMWVPMIVGTNEKRHAWLDEGTTTFNENEGASEFFGTDNWVPSENWFYRFAGSAQEAPSMRHADLYPSDGPQRVYASYAKPGTMLHALRGVLGDETFFEAYREYVDRWAYKHPTPYDFFNTFEDVSGQELDWFWRGAFYEKWSLDHAIESVDTSGDQPTVTVEDRDNLVMPVILKATYADGETVTRKTDVTPWMNGERSVTITLPAGDLEKVELDPEAYLPDVDRTNNDWTK